In one window of Caballeronia sp. TF1N1 DNA:
- the cydB gene encoding cytochrome d ubiquinol oxidase subunit II translates to MLDLVPLWAAILALAVFMYVLLDGFDLGVGMLFLLRRDPDERNLMIHSVAPVWDFNETWLILGGGGLFAVFPLAFAIIVPAVYFPILFMLLGLIFRGVAFEFREVEGARRWLWDGAFGYGSLVATFAQGTVLGMFIQGFPIHGRQYAGTSWNWVAPFPLLVGVGLIFGYALQGSTWLVLKTEGELQAWGRKMARHALLGVIAFILLISLWTPLKDARIAARWFGFPQSFAFTPVPVLTALLGWTLWSSLQKGREVLPFLCSVGLFFLAFTGLVISLWPFIAPPSVTLWDASAAPLSHQFLLIGTMFLLPVIIIYVIWSYWVFRGKVRGDLGYHTQ, encoded by the coding sequence ATGCTCGATCTCGTGCCTTTGTGGGCCGCCATCCTCGCGCTGGCCGTGTTCATGTACGTGCTGCTCGACGGCTTCGATCTGGGCGTCGGCATGCTGTTCCTGCTGCGCCGCGATCCCGACGAACGCAACTTGATGATCCACTCCGTCGCGCCGGTGTGGGACTTCAACGAAACCTGGCTGATCCTCGGCGGCGGCGGCTTGTTCGCGGTGTTCCCGCTGGCCTTCGCGATCATCGTGCCGGCGGTCTACTTTCCGATTCTCTTCATGCTGCTCGGGCTGATCTTTCGCGGCGTCGCGTTCGAATTCCGCGAGGTCGAGGGCGCGCGCCGATGGCTGTGGGATGGCGCGTTCGGCTACGGCTCGCTCGTCGCGACCTTCGCGCAAGGCACGGTGCTCGGCATGTTCATCCAGGGCTTTCCGATCCACGGCCGGCAGTACGCCGGGACGAGCTGGAACTGGGTGGCGCCGTTTCCGCTGCTCGTCGGCGTCGGGCTGATCTTCGGCTATGCGTTGCAGGGCTCGACCTGGCTCGTGCTCAAGACCGAAGGCGAGTTGCAGGCGTGGGGCCGCAAGATGGCGCGTCATGCGCTGCTCGGCGTGATCGCGTTCATCTTGCTGATCAGCCTGTGGACACCGCTGAAAGATGCGCGCATCGCGGCGCGCTGGTTCGGCTTTCCGCAGAGCTTCGCGTTCACGCCCGTGCCGGTGTTGACCGCGCTCCTTGGGTGGACGTTGTGGTCGAGCTTGCAAAAAGGCCGCGAAGTGCTGCCCTTTCTGTGCTCCGTGGGCCTCTTCTTTCTCGCGTTCACCGGGCTCGTGATCAGCCTGTGGCCGTTCATTGCGCCGCCTTCGGTGACGCTGTGGGACGCATCGGCCGCACCGTTATCGCATCAGTTTCTGCTGATCGGCACGATGTTCCTGCTGCCGGTCATCATCATCTACGTGATCTGGTCTTACTGGGTGTTTCGCGGCAAAGTGCGCGGCGATCTCGGCTATCACACGCAATAG
- a CDS encoding bifunctional diguanylate cyclase/phosphodiesterase yields MQANRITASRRAPWRIVRDALGRAWRSAVASRREAVSAAPGVAVQAQAQEPVQPEAQAQARAPASSSAVAAHCFDKDQSVLMLALGAVDFLAQLDDALRFRQVSDASIEFIGYHRDYLSMLTLHDLVPSEEADELHALIARARASGKLESATLNVVKSLTIPICVELRLMSTAALGTPGFALAAFDVSHWREREDSLQHALHHDALTGLDNAAALDTAMSAAQAEAELTRTQAALLVLDIDDYQRINRALGYDTGDDMLRETARRIQHTVAPGERVARIASDEFAVLLPAGTTLEAAESHGKRLLNAIAQPYRHRGQHTHLSASVGIAMYPDHAALADKPVERNGKHGVQASLLRMADHALAQAKAAGGNTLVFHAPDDDPADAERLKLEAELYEAVRNGEFSLYFQPITKIRTGAVVGVEALMRWNHPLHGLVPPTVFIPLAESIGLINYLGNWVLKAACMQLAQWDAIGIRLDYVAINVSPQQFRDKRFASAVKEALALTGIDARRIVLEITESVLMRDPEEATCLLEALTSVGIRFAVDDFGTGYSSLAYLQRFPLSKLKIDRSFVENLITSRNNRAIVSAVVGLAQSLGLELVAEGVETEEQRDLLAEMGCDHIQGWLISRALPSDELASSFQSHSLVLHETL; encoded by the coding sequence ATGCAAGCGAATCGGATCACCGCCTCCCGCCGCGCACCGTGGCGCATCGTTCGCGATGCGCTCGGCCGCGCATGGCGAAGCGCCGTGGCGAGCCGCCGCGAAGCCGTGAGCGCCGCGCCCGGCGTCGCCGTGCAAGCGCAGGCACAAGAGCCGGTACAGCCGGAAGCACAAGCGCAAGCACGCGCGCCCGCTTCTTCGAGCGCAGTCGCGGCGCACTGCTTCGACAAGGATCAGTCGGTGCTCATGCTGGCGCTCGGCGCGGTCGATTTCCTCGCGCAACTCGACGATGCCCTGCGCTTCCGACAGGTGTCGGACGCGAGCATCGAGTTCATCGGGTATCACCGTGACTATCTAAGCATGCTGACGCTGCACGACCTCGTGCCGTCCGAGGAAGCCGACGAACTGCACGCGCTCATTGCTCGCGCGCGAGCGAGCGGCAAGCTCGAATCGGCGACGCTCAACGTGGTGAAGTCGTTGACCATTCCGATCTGCGTCGAGCTGCGGCTCATGTCCACCGCCGCGCTCGGCACGCCGGGCTTCGCGCTCGCCGCGTTCGATGTATCGCACTGGCGCGAGCGTGAGGATTCGCTGCAACACGCGCTGCATCACGATGCGCTCACCGGACTCGACAATGCCGCCGCGCTCGATACCGCCATGAGCGCGGCGCAAGCCGAAGCCGAACTCACGCGCACGCAGGCGGCGCTGCTCGTGCTCGATATCGACGATTATCAGCGGATCAACCGCGCGCTCGGTTACGACACCGGCGACGACATGCTGCGCGAGACGGCGCGGCGCATTCAGCACACCGTCGCGCCGGGCGAGCGCGTGGCGCGCATTGCGAGCGACGAGTTCGCCGTGCTGCTGCCCGCCGGCACCACACTCGAAGCCGCCGAAAGCCACGGCAAGCGTCTGCTCAACGCGATTGCGCAGCCGTATCGGCATCGCGGGCAGCATACGCATTTGTCGGCGAGCGTGGGTATTGCGATGTACCCGGATCACGCCGCGCTCGCGGACAAGCCCGTCGAGCGCAACGGCAAGCACGGCGTTCAGGCGAGCCTGTTGCGCATGGCCGATCACGCGCTCGCGCAGGCGAAGGCCGCGGGCGGCAACACGCTCGTGTTCCACGCACCCGACGACGACCCCGCCGACGCCGAACGCCTCAAGCTGGAAGCCGAGCTATACGAAGCGGTGCGCAACGGCGAGTTCTCGCTGTACTTCCAGCCGATCACGAAGATCCGCACGGGCGCGGTGGTCGGCGTGGAAGCGCTGATGCGCTGGAATCATCCGCTGCACGGGCTCGTGCCGCCGACGGTGTTCATTCCGCTCGCGGAGTCCATCGGTCTCATCAACTATCTGGGCAACTGGGTGTTGAAGGCGGCGTGCATGCAGCTCGCGCAGTGGGACGCCATCGGCATCCGGCTAGATTACGTGGCGATCAACGTGTCGCCGCAGCAGTTCCGGGACAAGCGTTTTGCCTCGGCGGTCAAGGAAGCGCTGGCGCTGACGGGCATCGACGCGCGCCGCATCGTGCTCGAAATCACCGAGAGCGTGCTGATGCGCGATCCCGAGGAAGCGACTTGCCTGCTCGAAGCGCTGACTTCGGTGGGCATTCGCTTCGCCGTCGACGACTTCGGCACCGGCTATTCGAGCCTCGCCTATCTGCAGCGGTTTCCCTTATCGAAGCTCAAGATCGACCGGAGCTTTGTCGAGAACCTGATTACGTCGCGCAACAATCGTGCGATCGTGAGCGCCGTGGTCGGGCTCGCGCAATCGCTCGGGCTGGAACTCGTCGCCGAGGGCGTCGAAACCGAGGAGCAGCGCGACCTGCTCGCCGAGATGGGCTGCGACCATATTCAAGGCTGGCTGATCAGCCGCGCGCTGCCGTCCGACGAGCTGGCGTCGTCGTTCCAGTCGCATTCGCTGGTGCTGCACGAGACATTATGA
- a CDS encoding DUF4126 domain-containing protein: MLESLSLAAGLSWASGLRLYLTVFIAGLFERIGLIHLPDSLAVLGSPWVIGVAAVLAVVEFLADKIPALDSLWDAIHTFIRIPAGAVLAAGTLGHADPAMLTIAALAGGTLAGASHFAKAGTRALINLSPEPVSNWAASATEDIGVLLGITLALFVPVLFLVMLIAFLVIAGWALPRLVRGVHGGISRMAKHMLPGSGAPQTSITSLRSKHD; the protein is encoded by the coding sequence ATGCTTGAGTCACTTTCGCTCGCTGCGGGCCTGTCATGGGCGAGCGGGTTGCGCCTGTATCTCACGGTCTTCATCGCGGGTCTGTTTGAACGCATCGGTCTCATCCATCTTCCTGATTCGCTCGCGGTGCTCGGTTCGCCGTGGGTGATCGGCGTGGCGGCGGTGCTCGCCGTCGTCGAATTTCTCGCCGACAAGATTCCCGCGCTCGATTCGCTGTGGGACGCCATTCACACGTTCATCCGCATTCCGGCGGGCGCCGTGCTTGCCGCCGGCACGCTCGGTCATGCCGATCCGGCCATGCTCACCATCGCGGCGCTGGCGGGCGGAACGCTTGCCGGCGCCTCGCATTTCGCCAAGGCGGGCACGCGCGCGCTGATCAATCTCTCGCCCGAACCGGTGTCGAACTGGGCGGCATCCGCGACGGAAGATATCGGCGTGCTGCTCGGCATCACGCTCGCGCTCTTCGTGCCGGTGCTGTTCCTCGTCATGCTGATTGCGTTCCTGGTCATCGCCGGTTGGGCGCTGCCGCGCCTCGTGCGCGGCGTGCACGGCGGCATATCGCGCATGGCCAAGCACATGCTGCCCGGCAGCGGCGCGCCGCAAACGTCGATCACGAGCCTGCGGAGCAAGCACGATTGA
- a CDS encoding peroxiredoxin, whose protein sequence is MKKKILATVVGLAAATAACVAVVYSTAASATLKPGDAAPSFVAQASLGGDVYQYSLADALKKGPVVLYFYPAAFTKGCTIEAHEFAEAVDQYKAQGATVIGVSHDNIDTLKKFSVSECRSKFPVAADEDSKIIRSYDASLPMKSSMANRVSYVIAPDGKVIYEYTSLSPDQHVANTLQALRDWNAKHKAQ, encoded by the coding sequence ATGAAGAAAAAGATTCTGGCGACCGTCGTCGGCCTGGCCGCCGCAACCGCGGCTTGCGTGGCCGTGGTGTATTCGACTGCCGCGAGCGCCACGCTCAAACCGGGCGACGCCGCGCCGTCGTTCGTCGCCCAGGCATCGCTTGGCGGCGATGTGTATCAGTATTCGCTCGCCGACGCGCTCAAGAAAGGCCCCGTCGTCCTGTACTTCTATCCGGCGGCGTTCACCAAGGGCTGCACGATCGAAGCGCACGAATTCGCCGAGGCGGTCGATCAATACAAGGCGCAGGGCGCCACCGTGATCGGCGTGTCGCACGACAACATCGACACGCTCAAGAAGTTTTCCGTGAGCGAGTGCCGCAGCAAGTTCCCGGTCGCGGCGGATGAAGATTCGAAGATCATCCGCTCCTACGACGCTTCGCTGCCCATGAAGAGTTCGATGGCCAATCGCGTGTCCTACGTGATCGCGCCGGACGGCAAGGTGATCTACGAATACACGAGCCTTTCGCCGGATCAGCATGTCGCGAACACCTTGCAGGCCTTGCGTGACTGGAACGCAAAACACAAGGCGCAATGA
- the sugE gene encoding quaternary ammonium compound efflux SMR transporter SugE has translation MSWILLFIAGLLEVAWAAGLKSSEGFTRLWPSLFTLVTAIGSFVLLAMAMRQVPLGTAYAVWTGIGAVGAFIFGIVFLGEALTAARIGSAALIVAGLIGLKLSSGH, from the coding sequence ATGTCCTGGATTCTTCTTTTTATCGCCGGTTTGCTCGAAGTGGCATGGGCCGCCGGGCTCAAGTCATCGGAAGGCTTTACGCGGCTTTGGCCGTCGTTGTTCACGCTGGTGACGGCCATCGGCAGCTTCGTCTTGCTTGCCATGGCCATGCGCCAGGTGCCGCTCGGCACCGCTTACGCTGTTTGGACGGGAATCGGCGCGGTCGGCGCGTTTATTTTCGGCATCGTATTTCTGGGCGAGGCGTTGACGGCGGCGCGTATCGGCAGCGCGGCGCTGATCGTCGCGGGGCTCATCGGACTCAAGCTCTCGTCCGGGCATTGA
- a CDS encoding EAL and HDOD domain-containing protein, translated as MADSPLKPAPSRREHSVYVGRQPILDGDGALAAYELLFRDSPDNRARIADDVQATAHVVARTVGEIGVSAVLGDHPGYVNMSRELLFDDIVHIMQPERFVLELLESIEFDESIFRRCGQLRNAGFRLALDDVIRLDDALLAALPSVDIVKIDLLSTDRAHLPKLATTLKTRGKLLVAEKVETLDDFKEAKRLGFDFFQGYFFARPQVLSARRASPARGALLRLLAVLGGDPALRELETELKRNPDIVVQLLRLANSSAHARGRRVSSLREAIASTGTRQLMRWTQLLLYADGSGLPWRSDPLLQLVGTRARFMELAAGVLRPDDEPFADAAFMTGIFSLVHVVLGMQPEEIVDKLHLTAEIRSAILEGEGALGALLAIAKAAEQGDAAAIDASRLADPALAELTPATLSQMQVEAAAWFTESRLDQDEAQG; from the coding sequence ATGGCCGATTCCCCGCTAAAGCCCGCGCCCTCCCGGCGCGAACACAGTGTCTATGTCGGCCGTCAACCCATTCTCGACGGCGACGGCGCGCTGGCTGCCTACGAATTGCTGTTTCGCGACAGCCCCGACAATCGCGCCCGCATAGCGGACGACGTGCAGGCCACCGCGCACGTGGTGGCGCGCACGGTCGGCGAGATCGGCGTGTCGGCCGTGCTGGGCGATCATCCCGGCTACGTCAACATGAGCCGCGAATTGCTCTTCGACGACATCGTCCACATCATGCAGCCCGAGCGCTTCGTGCTCGAATTGCTGGAGAGCATCGAGTTCGACGAGTCCATCTTCCGGCGCTGCGGCCAGTTGCGTAACGCAGGCTTTCGCCTGGCTCTCGACGATGTCATCCGTCTGGACGACGCGCTCCTTGCCGCGCTGCCATCCGTGGATATCGTCAAGATCGATCTTCTGTCCACCGACCGCGCGCACTTGCCGAAGCTCGCCACGACGCTCAAGACGCGCGGCAAGTTGCTGGTCGCCGAGAAGGTCGAGACGCTCGACGACTTCAAGGAAGCCAAGCGCCTGGGCTTCGACTTCTTTCAGGGCTATTTCTTCGCGCGGCCGCAAGTGCTCTCCGCAAGGCGCGCGAGTCCGGCGCGCGGTGCGCTGCTGCGGTTGCTCGCCGTGCTCGGCGGCGACCCGGCCTTGCGCGAGCTCGAGACCGAACTCAAGCGCAATCCGGACATCGTCGTGCAACTGCTGCGTCTGGCCAATTCCAGCGCGCATGCGCGCGGACGGCGCGTGTCGTCGTTGCGCGAGGCCATCGCGTCGACAGGCACACGTCAGTTGATGCGCTGGACCCAACTGCTGCTCTATGCGGACGGCAGCGGTCTGCCGTGGCGCTCGGACCCGCTCCTCCAACTCGTCGGCACGCGCGCGCGCTTCATGGAACTCGCGGCCGGCGTGCTGCGCCCGGATGACGAGCCTTTTGCCGATGCCGCCTTCATGACGGGCATCTTTTCGCTCGTGCATGTCGTGCTCGGCATGCAGCCGGAAGAAATTGTCGATAAGCTTCACCTCACGGCGGAGATCCGCTCGGCGATCCTCGAAGGCGAGGGCGCGCTCGGTGCGCTGCTGGCCATTGCAAAAGCGGCCGAACAGGGCGATGCCGCCGCGATCGATGCAAGCCGGCTGGCCGATCCCGCGCTCGCGGAACTCACGCCCGCCACGCTCTCGCAAATGCAGGTCGAAGCGGCGGCGTGGTTCACCGAGAGCCGGCTGGATCAGGACGAGGCGCAAGGCTGA
- a CDS encoding methyl-accepting chemotaxis protein produces MKLFSLRGVRATSDAAFLPDAASNHPRAADSARRGLSVKATLRLAFGLVLAGTLAIGAISLMQISRLNGATESIYTQGVVASRAAEETRGYLLRASRSQKMLLTATTAKERDDLGAQIEEALAAIGKEQGQLAQYVDHADQDALAQQKRFDTALAAWSGNVRGFVKLVKEQPLDLSQMNWQVGTQDISLLVETGKLEKMVDELVARRGAAAKATIDAAAFIFHSSFVMVSVLTLALLGLAIAVSEWVVRRLAKQLGGEPAYAMDIARRIASGDLANRIALARRDDASMLAALSEMQAGLSSTVGEIAVSAQAIASASSEISTGNVDLSRRTEEQAVALEKTASSMEQLTSTVRQNADNAMQASTLANNASAIAEKGGAVVSRVVETMQRIDASAKSIGDIIGVIEGIAFQTNILALNAAVEAARAGEEGRGFAVVAGEVRSLAQRSSAAAKEIKSLIDTSVARVSDGSSFAQEAGATMEEVVRAVRRVTDIMGEISAASAEQKTGIELISHAVAQMDAGTQQNAALVEEAAAAAQSLDDQAKGLNALVGKFQLA; encoded by the coding sequence ATGAAACTGTTCTCGCTACGCGGCGTACGCGCAACGAGCGACGCGGCCTTCCTGCCGGACGCCGCCAGCAACCATCCACGCGCGGCCGATTCCGCCAGGCGAGGGTTGAGCGTCAAGGCGACGCTGCGTCTTGCCTTCGGACTCGTGCTTGCAGGAACGCTTGCCATCGGCGCGATATCGCTGATGCAGATCAGCCGTCTGAACGGCGCGACCGAATCCATCTACACGCAGGGCGTCGTCGCGAGCCGCGCGGCGGAAGAAACGCGTGGCTATCTGCTGCGCGCGAGCCGCTCCCAAAAGATGCTGCTCACCGCGACGACCGCCAAAGAGCGCGACGATCTCGGCGCGCAGATCGAAGAGGCGCTCGCGGCCATCGGCAAGGAACAGGGACAACTCGCGCAATACGTCGATCACGCGGACCAGGACGCACTCGCGCAGCAAAAGCGTTTCGACACGGCGCTCGCCGCGTGGAGTGGCAACGTGCGCGGCTTCGTGAAACTCGTGAAGGAGCAGCCGCTCGATCTTTCGCAGATGAACTGGCAAGTGGGGACGCAGGACATTTCGCTGCTGGTCGAGACCGGCAAGCTCGAAAAGATGGTCGATGAACTCGTCGCGCGGCGCGGTGCGGCCGCAAAGGCGACCATCGATGCCGCCGCGTTCATCTTTCATTCCTCGTTCGTGATGGTCTCCGTGCTGACGCTCGCGCTGCTCGGGCTGGCTATCGCCGTGAGCGAATGGGTCGTGCGGCGGCTCGCGAAACAACTCGGCGGCGAGCCGGCTTACGCGATGGATATCGCGCGGCGCATCGCCTCGGGCGATCTGGCCAATCGCATCGCGCTTGCGCGTCGCGATGACGCGAGCATGCTGGCGGCTTTGTCGGAGATGCAGGCGGGCCTGTCGTCGACGGTCGGCGAGATCGCGGTGAGCGCGCAGGCTATCGCGTCGGCATCGAGCGAGATTTCAACGGGCAATGTCGACTTGTCGCGCCGCACCGAGGAACAGGCGGTGGCGCTCGAGAAGACCGCTTCGAGCATGGAGCAACTCACGTCGACCGTGCGCCAGAACGCCGATAACGCGATGCAGGCGAGCACGCTTGCCAACAACGCGTCGGCGATTGCGGAGAAGGGCGGCGCGGTAGTGAGCCGCGTGGTCGAAACCATGCAGCGGATCGATGCGAGCGCGAAAAGTATTGGCGACATCATCGGCGTGATCGAGGGCATCGCGTTTCAGACCAACATTCTGGCGTTGAACGCAGCGGTCGAAGCGGCGCGCGCGGGCGAGGAAGGGCGCGGTTTCGCGGTCGTGGCGGGCGAGGTGCGCAGTCTTGCACAGCGTTCGTCGGCGGCGGCGAAGGAGATCAAGAGCCTGATCGATACATCGGTGGCGCGCGTGTCGGACGGCTCGTCGTTCGCGCAGGAAGCGGGCGCGACGATGGAAGAGGTCGTGCGCGCGGTGCGGCGCGTGACCGACATCATGGGCGAGATTTCGGCGGCATCGGCGGAACAGAAGACGGGCATCGAACTGATCAGCCACGCCGTCGCGCAGATGGATGCGGGCACGCAGCAGAACGCGGCGCTGGTGGAAGAGGCGGCCGCGGCGGCGCAATCGCTCGACGATCAGGCGAAGGGGTTGAATGCGCTGGTCGGGAAGTTCCAACTTGCCTGA
- a CDS encoding HDOD domain-containing protein, whose product MAVKAEIMDKLWARMSERGDFPMLSQALRTTVSAMSDNDLDFTSLVQVVLSDFGLTQKVLRLANSAMYVAFGGNITTVTRALMVLGMDAVGHLVVGLKLVDHFHHSAPRRIDAKLELNRTLLSGAVARQITERTDLRSAEEAVVCTLMRQIGKLLVAFYLEHEWDQLRRKAAADNISDSHACAALLGVTFDEIGMEAADRWRLPETIRAGMQASDPEAPPDESVPKHVRWLQAVTNYSTEVADALTAQHVEASGRESLLVDIANRYSDALSTDAATLASMSLALSSEEGGDSVMREISELQANADAIARAGISAEARIGASLEDLRSLPSKNALAPVLALASEAVLAGLGLSRAVVFVRQADNEFQARLGLGAGVEAMLPKLHFSADFKPDVFHLAITNPVGIFIENAHDPRIDARLPRWYKETLGEAQAFVLLPVKSDASTVALVYGDWTHPQHVRKIAPSEMSALNELTRELSRFFSSANWKEVELI is encoded by the coding sequence ATGGCAGTCAAGGCCGAAATTATGGACAAGCTGTGGGCGCGCATGAGCGAGCGCGGGGATTTCCCCATGCTGTCTCAGGCGCTGCGCACGACCGTGTCCGCGATGAGCGATAACGACCTCGACTTCACGTCCCTCGTGCAAGTGGTGCTGTCGGACTTCGGCCTCACGCAGAAGGTGCTGCGTCTCGCCAATTCCGCGATGTACGTGGCCTTCGGCGGCAACATCACCACCGTCACGCGCGCGCTGATGGTGCTCGGCATGGACGCCGTCGGGCATCTCGTGGTCGGGCTCAAACTCGTCGATCACTTTCATCACAGCGCGCCACGCCGTATCGACGCCAAGCTGGAACTCAACCGCACCTTGCTCTCCGGCGCGGTCGCGCGGCAGATCACCGAGCGCACTGATCTGCGTTCGGCGGAAGAAGCCGTGGTCTGCACGCTGATGCGGCAGATCGGCAAGCTGCTCGTCGCGTTCTATCTCGAACACGAGTGGGATCAGTTGCGGCGCAAGGCGGCGGCGGACAACATCAGCGACAGTCACGCGTGCGCCGCGCTGCTCGGCGTGACCTTCGACGAAATCGGCATGGAAGCGGCCGACCGCTGGCGCCTGCCCGAGACGATCCGCGCCGGCATGCAGGCGAGCGACCCCGAAGCGCCGCCCGACGAAAGCGTGCCGAAACACGTGCGCTGGCTGCAGGCCGTCACCAACTATTCGACCGAAGTCGCCGACGCGCTCACCGCGCAGCATGTCGAAGCGAGCGGCCGCGAGTCCTTGCTCGTCGATATCGCCAATCGCTATAGCGACGCGCTCAGCACCGACGCCGCGACGCTCGCCTCGATGAGCCTCGCGCTTTCCAGCGAAGAAGGCGGCGACTCGGTGATGCGTGAAATCAGCGAACTGCAGGCCAATGCGGATGCCATCGCGCGGGCGGGAATATCCGCGGAAGCGCGCATAGGCGCGAGCCTCGAAGACTTGCGCTCGTTGCCATCGAAGAATGCGCTCGCGCCCGTGCTTGCGCTTGCCTCCGAAGCCGTGCTCGCGGGGCTCGGCTTGTCGCGCGCGGTGGTATTCGTGCGCCAGGCCGACAACGAATTCCAAGCGCGGCTGGGACTTGGCGCCGGCGTCGAAGCGATGCTGCCCAAGCTGCACTTTTCCGCCGACTTCAAGCCCGACGTGTTCCATCTGGCGATCACGAATCCGGTGGGCATCTTTATCGAGAACGCGCACGATCCGCGTATCGACGCACGCTTGCCGCGCTGGTACAAGGAGACGCTCGGCGAGGCGCAGGCGTTCGTGCTGCTGCCGGTGAAGTCGGATGCATCGACGGTCGCGCTCGTCTATGGCGACTGGACGCATCCGCAACACGTGCGCAAAATCGCGCCATCGGAAATGAGCGCGCTGAACGAACTCACGCGCGAACTCAGCCGCTTCTTTTCCAGCGCGAACTGGAAAGAAGTCGAGCTGATCTGA
- a CDS encoding MFS transporter — MQTSIDKGAFPPSGSASVASTASAGASPATTPAVQRTVYSVLGAVSFAHLLNDMIQSLILAIYPMFKSEFSLSFGQIGLITLTYQITASLLQPLVGLYTDKHPKPWSLPVGMGFTLSGLLLMSVAGNFGTLLIAAALVGCGSSVFHPESSRVARMASGGRHGLAQSLFQVGGNAGSSLGPLLAALIVIPHGQRSIAWFSVAALVAMFVLANIGRWYKRHPATKKGRGQAAHHSLPRQKVMMAMSVLVLLVFSKYFYLASITSYFTFYLISKFGVSVQSAQIHLFVFLAAVAAGTIIGGPVGDKVGRKAVIWVSILGVAPFTLLMPYVNLFWTGVLSVIIGLVLASAFSAILVYAQELIPGKVGMVAGLFFGFAFGMGGVGAAVLGHLADVTSIDFVYKLCAFLPLIGVLTVMLPKMSEERVKA, encoded by the coding sequence ATGCAAACAAGTATCGATAAAGGCGCGTTTCCGCCTTCGGGCAGCGCGTCGGTCGCCAGTACCGCGAGTGCGGGCGCATCACCGGCCACCACGCCTGCCGTTCAGCGCACCGTGTATTCGGTGCTGGGCGCGGTCAGCTTCGCGCATCTGCTGAACGACATGATCCAGTCGCTGATCCTGGCGATCTATCCCATGTTCAAGAGCGAGTTCTCGCTCTCGTTCGGGCAGATCGGCCTGATTACGCTGACTTATCAGATCACCGCATCGCTTCTGCAGCCACTCGTCGGGCTCTACACCGACAAGCATCCGAAGCCGTGGTCGTTGCCGGTCGGCATGGGTTTCACGCTGTCTGGTCTCTTGCTGATGTCGGTGGCGGGCAACTTCGGCACTTTGCTGATCGCGGCGGCGCTGGTTGGCTGCGGATCGTCGGTGTTTCATCCGGAATCGTCACGCGTTGCGCGCATGGCGTCGGGCGGCAGGCACGGCCTTGCGCAATCGCTCTTTCAGGTGGGCGGCAATGCGGGTTCGTCGCTCGGGCCGTTGCTTGCGGCGCTGATCGTGATTCCGCACGGACAACGCAGCATTGCGTGGTTTTCGGTCGCGGCGCTCGTTGCCATGTTCGTGCTGGCGAATATCGGCCGCTGGTACAAGCGTCATCCCGCGACGAAGAAGGGTCGCGGACAGGCTGCGCATCATTCCTTGCCGCGTCAAAAAGTCATGATGGCGATGAGCGTGCTCGTCCTGCTCGTGTTCTCGAAGTACTTTTACCTGGCGAGCATCACGAGTTACTTCACGTTTTATCTGATCAGCAAGTTCGGCGTGTCGGTGCAGAGCGCGCAGATTCACCTGTTCGTGTTTCTGGCGGCAGTGGCGGCGGGGACGATCATCGGCGGGCCGGTTGGCGACAAGGTCGGGCGCAAGGCGGTGATCTGGGTATCGATTCTCGGTGTCGCGCCGTTTACGCTGCTCATGCCTTACGTGAATCTGTTCTGGACGGGCGTGTTGTCGGTGATCATCGGGCTCGTGCTGGCATCCGCGTTTTCGGCCATCCTGGTCTATGCACAAGAGTTGATTCCCGGCAAGGTCGGGATGGTGGCGGGCCTCTTCTTCGGCTTCGCGTTCGGCATGGGCGGCGTGGGCGCGGCAGTGCTCGGCCATCTCGCGGATGTGACGAGCATCGACTTCGTTTATAAGCTCTGCGCGTTCTTGCCGTTGATCGGCGTGCTGACGGTGATGTTGCCTAAGATGAGCGAGGAGCGGGTGAAGGCTTGA